The Bacteroidia bacterium genomic interval TTTTCTTCTTCCACAAACATGGCAGCTTCAAATTCCAATCCCTCCGATTGTAGCAAAACTTCTTCTACAGCTGCTCTCATCCCATAAAAAAGTCGGTAGAGGGTGTTCCTGCTGCTTCGATTTTCCATGTCCCAGCTATGGGATTGTTTTTTGAGCCACATACGGGCAAAACGATAATAATTGAGTAACCAGGGTCTATGTTTTTGACGGGCTGCAATCAGCGGTGCGAGTGAAAAGAATTTCACTTCCAATTCCACAAAAGTCGAATCTTCTGGTCCCAGGTTGGCATCGGCTAGGGGAAACAAGAATGCTTCTGCTTCTTTCTCCAATCCCAAAATCATGGAATCCAACAGATTTCCATCCAAACTTCTGGCCAGCACAAAACTTTCTTCCAGATACTCCCAGGTTTCATCCTGATCCCATTCGAAAGCTACTTCATCACTGATACTCATTTTCTTTTCTTCTGCATCCGGGATCATCAGGATCACAAATAGCAAAAGAAGTACTGCAGGAATCAGAAAACGTTTTCTTTTATAGAAGGGCATGAGGCAGGTTTATGTGGAATAGGAGCTATATCTACCAAAATATAATTCTCTGAGCAGAAATGAAATCTGCCAGAGAAATTCTCCTCCTATAGGACAAAGAATTTATTCCTTATCCCTTATTTCTTTAGACAAAAAATCAGCTTTTCAGCAGCTGCTAAAAGAAATAATCATCCGACTGACTGCCCTTTTTCCTCGAATTTTTATTGAAATACCAGGCAGCATAGATGAAAGCCATTCCTATTACAGCGATACCTGCCATAGGGGCAAATATGGTTTTACTGGCAATAAGGCTCATACCTAGTAGTAGTAAACTGAGGCAGAAAAGTTGGTTGGCGTATTTAATTAATTTCTTCATGATCAAAAGCTATCGAGTTAAATAAATACAGCATAGCTTGGTATATAGCTTTGACGATAAAGTAGAACGGAAATCTTCTACTTTGGTTGTGCATCCCAGTAAAGACAAGGGAAATTGGGAAAGGTTGGAAAGGGAGGAAATGTTTTCTTGTGTTCTTGTGTTCTTGTGTTCTTGTGTTCTGGTGTTCTGGTGTTCTGGTGTTCTGGTTTTATTTGAGCTTGATAAGCAACTCTCGAGAACACTGGAACACCTGAATACGAGAAAACATCTCTATTCTACCAACATCGCCGCTCCGAAAACACCTGCACTATCGCCTAATTTGGGTTTCAGGATAGGTGTACGCAGTATGGGATTGAAGACATGCTTTTCAATTTCTTTTACTCCCTGATCGTAAAGTTCCGGGATGTTTCCCAGGCCGCCACCTATGACGATGGCGTCCGGATCGAGGATATTGACAACAACTGCCAGGGCTTTACCGAAAAAGTGTAAAAGCCGATCTATGGTTTGTATGGCGAAAAGGTCTTCTCCTCCCTCCGCCTTTTCATAGATTTCTTTGAAGCTTAAATTTATTCCTGAGATGCTTTTGTAAAAGTTTTCGAGAGCCGGACCAGAAAGAAGCGTTTCCACGCAGCCCACTTTTCCACAATAGCAGGGCCCACCGGAAATATCGAGCACGTTATGGCCCCATTCGCCGCCTATACCATGTCTCCCGTTGAGTACCTTCCCCTCTATGACTACTCCTCCCCCAACCCCTGTTCCCATAATGATCCCAAAAACAACTTTTGCCTGGGGTAATTGTTCTGCTACAATTCCCAGTTTTGTCTCGGCTATGGCAAAGCAATTGGCGTCATTTGCCAATTTCATTGGAACTTTCAACAGCTTTTCGAGGTCTTTTTGTAAAGGCTGATTGAGCAATTGTTGGGAATTGCTGTTTTTGAGTTTTTCGGTATCTGGATCCATCGCACCCGGAGTTCCCATGCCAATAGCAGCAGGCTGTAGGGAAGTTTCTTCTTCCAGGAGATTCACCAGATGGGCTATACGACCCAGGGTATGTTGATAACCTTTGGCTCGCTCCGTCGGAATCCTCTTGCGCGCCAGCGTACGATAATTGTCTGCTGCATCGATAACGATGCCCTCGATCTTGGTTCCTCCCAGATCAATGCCCCACAGTGGCTTCATTGTGTGTGTATTAGAGGGTACTATTTTACTCTTTTCGCATGGATTTCGTCGAAAAAGATATCATCATTAGGCACATCGAATTCGATGCCCGTAATATCGCGATTATTGTTCTGGACAAACTTTATCGTACCAAATCCAAACCAGGCATGTACTTCTCTCCATTTGATTTCAAAGGTATCATCATGCCAATGCTCCAGTCGGGCATTGAGGGCAGGAGCATGGGGAAATTCCAATAAGAGCCTATCTTCCTCTACTCTGAGAATTACATCTCCATACATTGGATCATTATAAGTTCCGGCATAGGCTTCCAGATCAAATCCAGGACTAGTTCCGGTTTTTCTTTTGTCCAAACGCTCTTGCCGACGCTTATTCCAATTGGCGATGGCATTTTTTTCATAGGCTAGGTTAGTGTTACTCCAGTCCTTTTCCTCCTGATTCATAAAACGGTCCAGGATATAGTAAACCACCGGAGATGCTATTCCCCGCATGGTATTGGTTAGGACAACGATGCCCAGATTCTCTTCAGGGATAACAGCAACCTGGGAGTACATTCCATCATAACCTCCTCCATGACGGTAAACCATACGACCGGCATAATCAAAGTATCCCCAACCTAAAGCATAACCAGATACATTTCTATTCCTAAAATTGTCATTGGCAAATTTGCTCACAAAGTAATTGTTGTGGGGTTTCCAGAATTGTCCCTGGGCCTCTTCGCTAAAGATTTGTTTGTTTTCATGTGTACCATGATCCAATTGGAGCTGAATCCATTTGAGCATATCATCTGTGGATGACAATATTCCTCCTGCTGCGCCCATATTGTCCCATTTCGCATAAGGAATGGGCTGGCTGATCCAACCATTGGGTTTATGCGGTTGAGCGACATTGGCCATGAGTTCCAAATCTGTGACGGTCGTACGGGTTCTATCCATACCCAGAGGCTGAAAAATTCTTTCCTTGATAAATTCATCCCAGGATTTGCCACTGGCAGCCTTTATCACCTCTCCCGCTGTTATAAACATGAGGTTTGTATATCCATAACCGGCGCGATATTCATAGGCCTGTGGGACATATTTGATTCTCTTGATTACCTCTTCTGCCGAATAATTGCTTTTGTACCAAATGGCATCTCCACTGAAGGTTCCCAATCCCACTCTATGGCAAAGCAAGTCTCGTACAGTTGTATGTTCGCTTGCATAGGAATCATAGAGGGCGAAATAAGGCAAATGCTTTCTCACCGGATCATCCCAGTTTAGTTTTCCTTCATCCACCAATATCCCAATAGCTGTAGAAATGAATGCTTTTGTATTGGAGGCAATGGCATAAATGCTTCCTCCATTTGCAGGATCTGTCTTTCCTGCTTCCAGCATGCCGTATCCTTTAGACAAGACCACTTCACCATCTTTGATAATACCGATAGACATACCCGGTATTTTCCAGTCTTTCTGGGCTTTACTCAAATAGGCATCCAGTTTATCTACATCGACCTGAGCTTCTAATGAAGTATGAGGAATAAAGGCCAGGAAGCAAATGAGGAAGAAACGAGAAATCAACTGCATATTGGGTTTATGTTTTTGAGAAATGTAGTATTTCATGAGGAGCAATTTTGAGGTAATCTTCTACATGC includes:
- a CDS encoding ROK family protein, whose protein sequence is MKPLWGIDLGGTKIEGIVIDAADNYRTLARKRIPTERAKGYQHTLGRIAHLVNLLEEETSLQPAAIGMGTPGAMDPDTEKLKNSNSQQLLNQPLQKDLEKLLKVPMKLANDANCFAIAETKLGIVAEQLPQAKVVFGIIMGTGVGGGVVIEGKVLNGRHGIGGEWGHNVLDISGGPCYCGKVGCVETLLSGPALENFYKSISGINLSFKEIYEKAEGGEDLFAIQTIDRLLHFFGKALAVVVNILDPDAIVIGGGLGNIPELYDQGVKEIEKHVFNPILRTPILKPKLGDSAGVFGAAMLVE
- a CDS encoding serine hydrolase, which translates into the protein MKYYISQKHKPNMQLISRFFLICFLAFIPHTSLEAQVDVDKLDAYLSKAQKDWKIPGMSIGIIKDGEVVLSKGYGMLEAGKTDPANGGSIYAIASNTKAFISTAIGILVDEGKLNWDDPVRKHLPYFALYDSYASEHTTVRDLLCHRVGLGTFSGDAIWYKSNYSAEEVIKRIKYVPQAYEYRAGYGYTNLMFITAGEVIKAASGKSWDEFIKERIFQPLGMDRTRTTVTDLELMANVAQPHKPNGWISQPIPYAKWDNMGAAGGILSSTDDMLKWIQLQLDHGTHENKQIFSEEAQGQFWKPHNNYFVSKFANDNFRNRNVSGYALGWGYFDYAGRMVYRHGGGYDGMYSQVAVIPEENLGIVVLTNTMRGIASPVVYYILDRFMNQEEKDWSNTNLAYEKNAIANWNKRRQERLDKRKTGTSPGFDLEAYAGTYNDPMYGDVILRVEEDRLLLEFPHAPALNARLEHWHDDTFEIKWREVHAWFGFGTIKFVQNNNRDITGIEFDVPNDDIFFDEIHAKRVK